One part of the Bicyclus anynana chromosome 8, ilBicAnyn1.1, whole genome shotgun sequence genome encodes these proteins:
- the LOC112050704 gene encoding ATP-dependent RNA helicase WM6, giving the protein MADNDDLLDYEDEEQADQQTADGATEAAPKKEVKGSYVSIHSSGFRDFLLKPEILRAIVDCGFEHPSEVQHECIPQAVLGMDILCQAKSGMGKTAVFVLATLQQLEPSENHVYVLVMCHTRELAFQISKEYERFSKYMSGVRVSVFFGGMPIQKDEEVLKTACPHIVVGTPGRILALVNSKKLNLKHLKHFILDECDKMLESLDMRRDVQEIFRNTPHGKQVMMFSATLSKEIRPVCKKFMQDPMEVYVDDEAKLTLHGLQQHYVKLKENEKNKKLFELLDVLEFNQVVIFVKSVQRCVALAQLLTDQNFPAIGIHRNMTQDERLTRYQQFKDFQKRILVATNLFGRGMDIERVNIVFNYDMPEDSDTYLHRVARAGRFGTKGLAITMVSDENDAKILNEVQDRFDVNITELPEEIELSTYIEGR; this is encoded by the coding sequence ATGGCTGACAACGACGATCTTCTCGATTACGAAGATGAAGAACAAGCAGATCAACAGACCGCCGACGGAGCGACCGAAGCGGCGCCAAAAAAAGAGGTTAAAGGATCTTATGTATCAATCCACAGTTCGGGCTTCAGGGATTTCCTTTTAAAACCTGAAATTCTGCGTGCCATAGTCGACTGCGGTTTCGAGCATCCGTCGGAAGTGCAGCACGAATGCATTCCGCAGGCCGTACTCGGCATGGATATCCTGTGTCAAGCGAAGTCCGGCATGGGCAAGACTGCCGTGTTCGTGTTGGCCACCCTGCAGCAGCTCGAGCCGTCGGAGAATCACGTGTACGTGCTGGTGATGTGCCACACCAGGGAGCTGGCCTTCCAGATCAGCAAAGAGTACGAGCGCTTCTCCAAGTACATGTCCGGCGTCCGGGTGTCCGTGTTCTTCGGCGGGATGCCCATACAGAAGGACGAGGAGGTGCTCAAGACGGCATGCCCGCACATCGTCGTGGGCACGCCGGGCCGCATCCTGGCGCTCGTCAACAGCAAGAAGCTGAACCTGAAGCACCTGAAGCATTTCATCCTGGACGAGTGTGACAAGATGTTGGAGTCGCTGGACATGCGGCGCGACGTGCAGGAGATCTTCCGCAACACGCCGCACGGCAAACAGGTCATGATGTTCTCGGCCACGCTGAGCAAGGAGATCCGCCCCGTGTGCAAGAAGTTCATGCAGGACCCCATGGAGGTGTACGTGGACGACGAGGCCAAGCTCACCTTGCACGGCCTGCAGCAGCATTACGTAAAGCTCAAAGAGAACGAGAAGAACAAGAAGCTGTTTGAACTGTTGGATGTCTTAGAATTTAACCAAGTAGTGATATTCGTTAAATCTGTACAAAGATGCGTAGCTCTCGCACAACTCCTCACAGATCAGAATTTCCCAGCCATCGGTATTCACAGGAACATGACTCAGGACGAGAGGCTGACTCGCTATCAACAGTTCAAGGATTTCCAGAAGAGAATACTAGTAGCCACCAACTTGTTTGGAAGAGGAATGGACATTGAAAGAGTAAATATTGTCTTTAACTATGACATGCCTGAAGATTCAGACACTTATCTGCACAGAGTGGCCCGAGCTGGCAGATTTGGTACCAAAGGCTTAGCGATAACCATGGTCTCTGATGAGAATGATGCCAAAATTTTAAACGAAGTCCAGGACCGCTTTGATGTCAATATAACTGAGTTACCTGAAGAAATTGAATTATCAACTTACATAGAAGGGCGataa
- the LOC112050712 gene encoding venom serine carboxypeptidase, protein MWFNRVCALLILQVLYVQCTFHRYPKLNLDVRDDGDPGTPLFLTPYIESGDAAEGRLRARVPFTESLRIKSYAGYLTVDKTYDSNLFFWYFPAMISKKNDAPVILWLQGGPGASSLYGLFTENGPLRVRKRKFERRKYNWALSHHIIYIDNPVGTGFSFTKDPKGYCVNQTQVGAQLYSALLQFFQLFPELQSNKFFITGESYAGKYVPALAYTIYKNNPTAKLKINLKALAIGNGLSDPEHQLVYSKYLYQIGLIDWNQAQTFADAESKAIQLIKEQKWDKAFEAFDTLLNGDLINGKSVFYNMTGFEFYFNYLHTKDYKQFEDFGPMIQTSSVRKAIHVGNLTFNVGKDVENHLKQDVMQSVAPWISELLDHYYVLIYNGQLDIIVAYPLTLNYLRNLNFTGNSEYLSAKRYQWYVDGELAGYVKQGGKLVEIMVRNAGHMVPGDQPKWALDMITRLTHEKTFTHKKRHHV, encoded by the coding sequence ATGTGGTTCAATCGCGTTTGCGCTTTGCTAATACTTCAAGTACTATACGTACAGTGTACATTTCATCGATATCCCAAACTAAACCTCGACGTGCGCGACGATGGCGACCCCGGCACGCCGCTGTTCCTCACGCCGTACATCGAGAGCGGAGACGCGGCCGAGGGCCGGCTGCGGGCGCGGGTGCCGTTCACAGAGAGCTTACGCATCAAGAGCTACGCGGGCTACCTCACTGTCGACAAAACGTATGATTCCAACCTGTTCTTTTGGTACTTCCCTGCGATGATATCTAAAAAGAACGATGCGCCTGTGATTCTGTGGCTGCAGGGTGGCCCCGGCGCGTCCTCTCTGTATGGGCTCTTCACCGAAAATGGACCTCTCAGGGTGCGCAAGCGTAAGTTTGAAAGGAGGAAGTACAACTGGGCTTTGAGTCATCATATCATATACATAGATAACCCTGTTGGAACCGGTTTCAGTTTCACGAAGGACCCCAAAGGGTATTGTGTCAATCAAACACAAGTCGGAGCACAACTTTACTCTGCTCTCTTGCAGTTCTTCCAATTGTTCCCAGAACTGCAAAGTAATAAGTTCTTTATCACAGGGGAGTCTTATGCTGGCAAATATGTGCCTGCATTGGCCTATACcatctataaaaataatccgACTGCAAAActgaaaattaacttgaaagCTTTGGCTATAGGAAATGGGCTCAGCGATCCTGAACATCAGCTGGTGTACAGCAAATACTTGTACCAGATAGGGTTGATTGATTGGAATCAAGCTCAAACATTTGCTGATGCAGAGAGTAAAGCGATTCAGCTGATCAAGGAGCAAAAATGGGACAAAGCATTTGAAGCCTTTGACACTTTACTGAATGGTGACTTGATCAATGGAAAAAGTGTGTTCTACAACATGACTGGCTTTGAATTCTATTTTAACTACTTGCACACCAAAGACTACAAGCAATTTGAAGACTTTGGACCTATGATACAGACTAGCTCTGTAAGAAAAGCCATTCACGTTggaaatttaacatttaatgtaGGAAAAGATGTGGAAAACCATTTGAAACAAGATGTTATGCAGTCTGTAGCGCCTTGGATATCTGAGCTTTTGGATCATTATTATGTGTTGATTTACAACGGGCAGTTGGACATTATTGTTGCTTACCCTCTAACACTGAACTACCTGAGGAATCTTAACTTTACAGGCAACAGTGAGTATTTATCAGCTAAAAGGTACCAGTGGTATGTAGATGGGGAACTGGCTGGGTATGTGAAGCAAGGAGGGAAGCTGGTGGAAATCATGGTGAGGAATGCCGGCCACATGGTCCCTGGAGACCAGCCCAAGTGGGCTCTCGATATGATTACGAGGTTGACTCACGAAAAAACTTTCACCCACAAAAAGAGGCATCATGTGTAA
- the LOC112050714 gene encoding venom serine carboxypeptidase-like — MAYICRCRLVFMFIICNLLSDCVSTFYPHVYPRVKLEAKAHGEAGDPLMLTPYLHMGEFELARNVSRVSLTEKLGFTSHAGFFTVNTDYGSNLYFWYFPAFNKNKAAPVVLWLQGGPGGSSLFGLFTENGPLIANKDGFSLRKHHWAHENHLIFIDNPVGTGFSFTKHDKGYCTDEQCVADGLYMCLQQFFTMFPSLRNNDFYITGESYAGKYIPSLAMKIHLSKHNIKINLKGLALGNAYCDPINQMDYGNYLYQHGLIDFDQNKFFNKMQMAVVEEVRKENWVQADILMDQLMDGELTNYSYFKNFTGFGNYYNFLDPTDKSESDMSIYIDLLKNDKLRKSIHVGGLPFHSGKEVQEHLKYDILKSVASCVSDLLSHYRLLFYNGQLDIIVAYPLTENFLRNLNFSSAKEYRTAARHIWRVDDEIAGYSKKAGNLTEVLVRNAGHMVPHDQPKWALDLITRFIKNTL; from the coding sequence ATGGCTTATATATGCCGATGTCGCcttgtatttatgtttataatttgtaatttgctATCCGATTGTGTATCGACATTTTACCCTCATGTGTACCCGCGGGTGAAACTCGAAGCGAAGGCTCACGGAGAGGCCGGCGACCCGCTGATGCTCACGCCGTACTTGCACATGGGAGAGTTTGAACTCGCTCGAAACGTTTCTCGCGTGTCGTTGACTGAGAAACTAGGCTTTACCAGTCACGCGGGATTCTTCACGGTCAACACCGATTACGGTTCTAATTTATACTTCTGGTACTTCCCGGCCTTTAATAAGAACAAAGCAGCTCCAGTCGTTCTGTGGCTGCAAGGAGGTCCCGGAGGAAGCTCCTTATTTGGATTATTTACTGAAAATGGACCCTTAATAGCTAACAAAGATGGATTTTCTCTTCGAAAACACCATTGGGCACACGAAAATCACTTAATTTTTATAGACAACCCAGTCGGAACTGGATTCAGTTTCACCAAACATGATAAGGGCTATTGCACAGATGAACAATGTGTTGCCGATGGCTTGTATATGTGCTTACAACAATTTTTCACTATGTTTCCATCACTCAGAAACAATGACTTCTACATCACCGGGGAATCCTACGCTGGGAAATATATTCCCTCTCTAGCAATGAAAATTCATCTGAGCAAACACAACATCAAAATAAACCTTAAAGGTTTGGCCCTGGGCAATGCTTACTGTGACCCAATCAATCAGATGGACTATGGCAACTATTTGTATCAGCATggtttgattgattttgatcaAAACAAGTTTTTTAACAAGATGCAAATGGCAGTTGTTGAAGAAGTCCGTAAAGAGAATTGGGTTCAAGCTGACATTCTCATGGACCAATTGATGGACGGAGAGTTGACAAactattcatattttaaaaactttacagGGTTCGGAAACTATTACAACTTCTTAGATCCCACCGACAAATCTGAGTCTGATATGAGTATTTATATTgatcttttaaaaaatgacaAACTCAGGAAAAGCATACATGTGGGGGGTCTTCCATTTCACTCAGGGAAGGAAGTACAAGAACATTTAAAGTATGACATCTTGAAGTCGGTGGCATCATGTGTATCTGACTTATTATCACACTATCGCCTTCTATTTTATAATGGGCAATTAGATATTATAGTGGCGTACCCTTTGACAGAGAACTTCCTGCGCAATTTAAACTTTTCATCTGCAAAAGAATATAGAACAGCTGCAAGACACATTTGGAGGGTAGATGATGAAATAGCAGGGTACAGCAAGAAGGCTGGCAATCTGACAGAAGTGCTAGTTAGAAATGCAGGCCACATGGTTCCACACGATCAACCTAAATGGGCTTTGGATTTGATTACTCGTTTTATAAAGAATACTTTGTAA
- the LOC112050715 gene encoding cell division control protein 45 homolog isoform X1 encodes MFIEDIRNDFYNVLLGNRVLLLVHYDVDAICACKILQELFRCDNVSYTLVPVGGLSELKSAYEENNEEVKYVVLVNCGGTVDLVDILQPDEHVVFFVLDSHKPTDICNVYSDGQVRLLYKDEEENIPNFDDIFRDDEDQENEEELEARHGLEALVERRRARKAWEERRHTLMFNYTQFSYYGKPSTSVALELAVRASRCTAAALWCASVAAAAHAALHCRSPARCLLDAEPLHRYVAAAQRKTTDDDVHQAARVVVEKDVWLPLYRWWSVEGAISHAAALAPQLRLHTHSGAARLRQLLADMGFPLQQARQAYRSMDVELRRALLPALEAAAPRQRLPAPARAAFLLQRPHAPTLAALDVVYAIMGLIENHWVSVRRAPRARRASSTRWRRWRWAATARACSAAWRRRGARWRRWRARRTARWRRAPCCWPGPSTTSSCRRAARRRRRCGARCGWRRRRAGWAPRTRTRRARCWPARPAPTATACCSACRRASTRSPGTFSVQRLSKPRQRAAPPSPWTLWTRPSSACPSRSERSSSTRSRRCWRDRTVPGPLRDRVNYPLNLNTVRVF; translated from the exons ATGTTTATAGAGGACATTAGGAATGACTTTTACAATGTTCTCCTGGGAAAC CGAGTGCTGCTACTAGTGCACTACGACGTGGACGCGATCTGCGCGTGTAAGATCCTGCAGGAGCTGTTCCGATGCGACAACGTGTCGTACACGCTGGTGCCAGTGGGCGGGCTGTCGGAGCTGAAGAGTGCGTACGAGGAGAACAACGAGGAGGTGAAGTACGTGGTGCTGGTGAACTGCGGCGGCACCGTGGACCTGGTGGACATCCTGCAGCCCGACGAGCACGTCGTGTTCTTTGTGCTGGACTCGCACAAGCCCACCGACATCTGTAACGTGTATAGCGACGGCCAG GTGAGGCTGCTGTACAAGGATGAAGAGGAGAACATTCCCAACTTTGATGACATCTTCAGAGACGATGAGGATCAGGAA AACGAGGAGGAGCTAGAAGCGCGGCACGGGCTGGAGGCGCTGGTGGAGCGGCGCCGCGCGCGCAAGGCGTGGGAGGAGCGCCGCCACACGCTCATGTTCAACTACACGCAGTTCTCGTACTACGGCAAGCCG AGCACGAGCGTGGCGCTGGAGCTGGCCGTGCGCGCGTCGCGCTGCACCGCGGCGGCGCTGTGGTGCGCCAgcgtggcggcggcggcgcacgcgGCGCTGCACTGCCGCTCGCCCGCGCGCTGCCTGCTCGACGCCGAGCCGCTGCACCGCTACGTGGCCGCCGCGCAGAGGAAGACCACCGACGACGACGTCCATCAG GCGGCGCGCGTGGTGGTGGAGAAGGACGTGTGGCTGCCGCTGTACCGCTGGTGGTCGGTGGAGGGCGCCATCAGCCACGCCGCCGCGCTGGCGCCGCAGCTGCGCCTGCACACGCACTCGGGCGCCGCGCGCCTGCGCCAGCTGCTGGCCGACATGGG TTTCCCGCTGCAGCAGGCGCGCCAGGCCTACCGCTCCATGGACGTGGAGCTGCGGCGCGCGCTGCTGCCCGCGCTGGAGGCGGCCGCGCCCCGCCAGCGCCTGCCCgcgcccgcgcgcgccgccttCCTGCTGCAGCGCCCGCACGCGCCCACGCTGGCGGCGCTCGACGTCGTCTACGCCATCATGGGCCTCATCGAGAAT CATTGGGTGTCGGTCAGGAGAGCACCCCGCGCGCGGAGGGCTTCCAGCACGCGCTGGCGGCGCTGGCGGTGGGCGGCGACGGCGAGAGCCTGCAGCGCGGcgtggcggcggcgcggcgcgcgctgGAGGCGGTGGCGCGCGCGGCGCACGGCACGCTGGCGGCGCGCGCCGTGCTGCTGGCCGGGCCCTTCAACTACTTCATCGTGCAGGAG GGCAGCCCGGAGGCGGCGGCGCTGCGGGGCCCGCTGTGGCTGGCGGAGGCGGCGCGCTGGGTGGGCGCCGCGCACTCGCACGCGCCGCGCCCGCTGCTGGCCAGCGCGCCCGGCGCCGACGGCGACTGCCTGCTGCTCGGCCTGCCGCCGCGCTTCGACCAGGAGCCCAGGAA CCTTTTCGGTGCAGCGTTTGAGCAAGCCGCGACAAAGAGCGGCGCCTCCGTCTCCCTGGACTTTGTGGACTCGTCCATCATCAGCCTGCCCGTCTCGCAGCGAGCGCAGTTCCTCGACGCGCTCACGGCGCTGCTGGCGTGACAGGACCGTGCCAGGACCGCTACGTGACCGTGTAAACTACCCCTTAAACTTAAACACTGTGCGTGTGTTCTGA
- the LOC112050715 gene encoding cell division control protein 45 homolog isoform X2, whose protein sequence is MFIEDIRNDFYNVLLGNRVLLLVHYDVDAICACKILQELFRCDNVSYTLVPVGGLSELKSAYEENNEEVKYVVLVNCGGTVDLVDILQPDEHVVFFVLDSHKPTDICNVYSDGQVRLLYKDEEENIPNFDDIFRDDEDQENEEELEARHGLEALVERRRARKAWEERRHTLMFNYTQFSYYGKPSTSVALELAVRASRCTAAALWCASVAAAAHAALHCRSPARCLLDAEPLHRYVAAAQRKTTDDDVHQAARVVVEKDVWLPLYRWWSVEGAISHAAALAPQLRLHTHSGAARLRQLLADMGFPLQQARQAYRSMDVELRRALLPALEAAAPRQRLPAPARAAFLLQRPHAPTLAALDVVYAIMGLIENHWVSVRRAPRARRASSTRWRRWRWAATARACSAPCCWPGPSTTSSCRRAARRRRRCGARCGWRRRRAGWAPRTRTRRARCWPARPAPTATACCSACRRASTRSPGTFSVQRLSKPRQRAAPPSPWTLWTRPSSACPSRSERSSSTRSRRCWRDRTVPGPLRDRVNYPLNLNTVRVF, encoded by the exons ATGTTTATAGAGGACATTAGGAATGACTTTTACAATGTTCTCCTGGGAAAC CGAGTGCTGCTACTAGTGCACTACGACGTGGACGCGATCTGCGCGTGTAAGATCCTGCAGGAGCTGTTCCGATGCGACAACGTGTCGTACACGCTGGTGCCAGTGGGCGGGCTGTCGGAGCTGAAGAGTGCGTACGAGGAGAACAACGAGGAGGTGAAGTACGTGGTGCTGGTGAACTGCGGCGGCACCGTGGACCTGGTGGACATCCTGCAGCCCGACGAGCACGTCGTGTTCTTTGTGCTGGACTCGCACAAGCCCACCGACATCTGTAACGTGTATAGCGACGGCCAG GTGAGGCTGCTGTACAAGGATGAAGAGGAGAACATTCCCAACTTTGATGACATCTTCAGAGACGATGAGGATCAGGAA AACGAGGAGGAGCTAGAAGCGCGGCACGGGCTGGAGGCGCTGGTGGAGCGGCGCCGCGCGCGCAAGGCGTGGGAGGAGCGCCGCCACACGCTCATGTTCAACTACACGCAGTTCTCGTACTACGGCAAGCCG AGCACGAGCGTGGCGCTGGAGCTGGCCGTGCGCGCGTCGCGCTGCACCGCGGCGGCGCTGTGGTGCGCCAgcgtggcggcggcggcgcacgcgGCGCTGCACTGCCGCTCGCCCGCGCGCTGCCTGCTCGACGCCGAGCCGCTGCACCGCTACGTGGCCGCCGCGCAGAGGAAGACCACCGACGACGACGTCCATCAG GCGGCGCGCGTGGTGGTGGAGAAGGACGTGTGGCTGCCGCTGTACCGCTGGTGGTCGGTGGAGGGCGCCATCAGCCACGCCGCCGCGCTGGCGCCGCAGCTGCGCCTGCACACGCACTCGGGCGCCGCGCGCCTGCGCCAGCTGCTGGCCGACATGGG TTTCCCGCTGCAGCAGGCGCGCCAGGCCTACCGCTCCATGGACGTGGAGCTGCGGCGCGCGCTGCTGCCCGCGCTGGAGGCGGCCGCGCCCCGCCAGCGCCTGCCCgcgcccgcgcgcgccgccttCCTGCTGCAGCGCCCGCACGCGCCCACGCTGGCGGCGCTCGACGTCGTCTACGCCATCATGGGCCTCATCGAGAAT CATTGGGTGTCGGTCAGGAGAGCACCCCGCGCGCGGAGGGCTTCCAGCACGCGCTGGCGGCGCTGGCGGTGGGCGGCGACGGCGAGAGCCTGCAGCGCG CCGTGCTGCTGGCCGGGCCCTTCAACTACTTCATCGTGCAGGAG GGCAGCCCGGAGGCGGCGGCGCTGCGGGGCCCGCTGTGGCTGGCGGAGGCGGCGCGCTGGGTGGGCGCCGCGCACTCGCACGCGCCGCGCCCGCTGCTGGCCAGCGCGCCCGGCGCCGACGGCGACTGCCTGCTGCTCGGCCTGCCGCCGCGCTTCGACCAGGAGCCCAGGAA CCTTTTCGGTGCAGCGTTTGAGCAAGCCGCGACAAAGAGCGGCGCCTCCGTCTCCCTGGACTTTGTGGACTCGTCCATCATCAGCCTGCCCGTCTCGCAGCGAGCGCAGTTCCTCGACGCGCTCACGGCGCTGCTGGCGTGACAGGACCGTGCCAGGACCGCTACGTGACCGTGTAAACTACCCCTTAAACTTAAACACTGTGCGTGTGTTCTGA
- the LOC112050715 gene encoding cell division control protein 45 homolog isoform X3: MFIEDIRNDFYNVLLGNRVLLLVHYDVDAICACKILQELFRCDNVSYTLVPVGGLSELKSAYEENNEEVKYVVLVNCGGTVDLVDILQPDEHVVFFVLDSHKPTDICNVYSDGQVRLLYKDEEENIPNFDDIFRDDEDQENEEELEARHGLEALVERRRARKAWEERRHTLMFNYTQFSYYGKPSTSVALELAVRASRCTAAALWCASVAAAAHAALHCRSPARCLLDAEPLHRYVAAAQRKTTDDDVHQAARVVVEKDVWLPLYRWWSVEGAISHAAALAPQLRLHTHSGAARLRQLLADMGFPLQQARQAYRSMDVELRRALLPALEAAAPRQRLPAPARAAFLLQRPHAPTLAALDVVYAIMGLIENESTPRAEGFQHALAALAVGGDGESLQRGVAAARRALEAVARAAHGTLAARAVLLAGPFNYFIVQEGSPEAAALRGPLWLAEAARWVGAAHSHAPRPLLASAPGADGDCLLLGLPPRFDQEPRNLFGAAFEQAATKSGASVSLDFVDSSIISLPVSQRAQFLDALTALLA, encoded by the exons ATGTTTATAGAGGACATTAGGAATGACTTTTACAATGTTCTCCTGGGAAAC CGAGTGCTGCTACTAGTGCACTACGACGTGGACGCGATCTGCGCGTGTAAGATCCTGCAGGAGCTGTTCCGATGCGACAACGTGTCGTACACGCTGGTGCCAGTGGGCGGGCTGTCGGAGCTGAAGAGTGCGTACGAGGAGAACAACGAGGAGGTGAAGTACGTGGTGCTGGTGAACTGCGGCGGCACCGTGGACCTGGTGGACATCCTGCAGCCCGACGAGCACGTCGTGTTCTTTGTGCTGGACTCGCACAAGCCCACCGACATCTGTAACGTGTATAGCGACGGCCAG GTGAGGCTGCTGTACAAGGATGAAGAGGAGAACATTCCCAACTTTGATGACATCTTCAGAGACGATGAGGATCAGGAA AACGAGGAGGAGCTAGAAGCGCGGCACGGGCTGGAGGCGCTGGTGGAGCGGCGCCGCGCGCGCAAGGCGTGGGAGGAGCGCCGCCACACGCTCATGTTCAACTACACGCAGTTCTCGTACTACGGCAAGCCG AGCACGAGCGTGGCGCTGGAGCTGGCCGTGCGCGCGTCGCGCTGCACCGCGGCGGCGCTGTGGTGCGCCAgcgtggcggcggcggcgcacgcgGCGCTGCACTGCCGCTCGCCCGCGCGCTGCCTGCTCGACGCCGAGCCGCTGCACCGCTACGTGGCCGCCGCGCAGAGGAAGACCACCGACGACGACGTCCATCAG GCGGCGCGCGTGGTGGTGGAGAAGGACGTGTGGCTGCCGCTGTACCGCTGGTGGTCGGTGGAGGGCGCCATCAGCCACGCCGCCGCGCTGGCGCCGCAGCTGCGCCTGCACACGCACTCGGGCGCCGCGCGCCTGCGCCAGCTGCTGGCCGACATGGG TTTCCCGCTGCAGCAGGCGCGCCAGGCCTACCGCTCCATGGACGTGGAGCTGCGGCGCGCGCTGCTGCCCGCGCTGGAGGCGGCCGCGCCCCGCCAGCGCCTGCCCgcgcccgcgcgcgccgccttCCTGCTGCAGCGCCCGCACGCGCCCACGCTGGCGGCGCTCGACGTCGTCTACGCCATCATGGGCCTCATCGAGAAT GAGAGCACCCCGCGCGCGGAGGGCTTCCAGCACGCGCTGGCGGCGCTGGCGGTGGGCGGCGACGGCGAGAGCCTGCAGCGCGGcgtggcggcggcgcggcgcgcgctgGAGGCGGTGGCGCGCGCGGCGCACGGCACGCTGGCGGCGCGCGCCGTGCTGCTGGCCGGGCCCTTCAACTACTTCATCGTGCAGGAG GGCAGCCCGGAGGCGGCGGCGCTGCGGGGCCCGCTGTGGCTGGCGGAGGCGGCGCGCTGGGTGGGCGCCGCGCACTCGCACGCGCCGCGCCCGCTGCTGGCCAGCGCGCCCGGCGCCGACGGCGACTGCCTGCTGCTCGGCCTGCCGCCGCGCTTCGACCAGGAGCCCAGGAA CCTTTTCGGTGCAGCGTTTGAGCAAGCCGCGACAAAGAGCGGCGCCTCCGTCTCCCTGGACTTTGTGGACTCGTCCATCATCAGCCTGCCCGTCTCGCAGCGAGCGCAGTTCCTCGACGCGCTCACGGCGCTGCTGGCGTGA
- the LOC112050715 gene encoding cell division control protein 45 homolog isoform X4, translated as MFIEDIRNDFYNVLLGNRVLLLVHYDVDAICACKILQELFRCDNVSYTLVPVGGLSELKSAYEENNEEVKYVVLVNCGGTVDLVDILQPDEHVVFFVLDSHKPTDICNVYSDGQVRLLYKDEEENIPNFDDIFRDDEDQENEEELEARHGLEALVERRRARKAWEERRHTLMFNYTQFSYYGKPSTSVALELAVRASRCTAAALWCASVAAAAHAALHCRSPARCLLDAEPLHRYVAAAQRKTTDDDVHQAARVVVEKDVWLPLYRWWSVEGAISHAAALAPQLRLHTHSGAARLRQLLADMGFPLQQARQAYRSMDVELRRALLPALEAAAPRQRLPAPARAAFLLQRPHAPTLAALDVVYAIMGLIENESTPRAEGFQHALAALAVGGDGESLQRAVLLAGPFNYFIVQEGSPEAAALRGPLWLAEAARWVGAAHSHAPRPLLASAPGADGDCLLLGLPPRFDQEPRNLFGAAFEQAATKSGASVSLDFVDSSIISLPVSQRAQFLDALTALLA; from the exons ATGTTTATAGAGGACATTAGGAATGACTTTTACAATGTTCTCCTGGGAAAC CGAGTGCTGCTACTAGTGCACTACGACGTGGACGCGATCTGCGCGTGTAAGATCCTGCAGGAGCTGTTCCGATGCGACAACGTGTCGTACACGCTGGTGCCAGTGGGCGGGCTGTCGGAGCTGAAGAGTGCGTACGAGGAGAACAACGAGGAGGTGAAGTACGTGGTGCTGGTGAACTGCGGCGGCACCGTGGACCTGGTGGACATCCTGCAGCCCGACGAGCACGTCGTGTTCTTTGTGCTGGACTCGCACAAGCCCACCGACATCTGTAACGTGTATAGCGACGGCCAG GTGAGGCTGCTGTACAAGGATGAAGAGGAGAACATTCCCAACTTTGATGACATCTTCAGAGACGATGAGGATCAGGAA AACGAGGAGGAGCTAGAAGCGCGGCACGGGCTGGAGGCGCTGGTGGAGCGGCGCCGCGCGCGCAAGGCGTGGGAGGAGCGCCGCCACACGCTCATGTTCAACTACACGCAGTTCTCGTACTACGGCAAGCCG AGCACGAGCGTGGCGCTGGAGCTGGCCGTGCGCGCGTCGCGCTGCACCGCGGCGGCGCTGTGGTGCGCCAgcgtggcggcggcggcgcacgcgGCGCTGCACTGCCGCTCGCCCGCGCGCTGCCTGCTCGACGCCGAGCCGCTGCACCGCTACGTGGCCGCCGCGCAGAGGAAGACCACCGACGACGACGTCCATCAG GCGGCGCGCGTGGTGGTGGAGAAGGACGTGTGGCTGCCGCTGTACCGCTGGTGGTCGGTGGAGGGCGCCATCAGCCACGCCGCCGCGCTGGCGCCGCAGCTGCGCCTGCACACGCACTCGGGCGCCGCGCGCCTGCGCCAGCTGCTGGCCGACATGGG TTTCCCGCTGCAGCAGGCGCGCCAGGCCTACCGCTCCATGGACGTGGAGCTGCGGCGCGCGCTGCTGCCCGCGCTGGAGGCGGCCGCGCCCCGCCAGCGCCTGCCCgcgcccgcgcgcgccgccttCCTGCTGCAGCGCCCGCACGCGCCCACGCTGGCGGCGCTCGACGTCGTCTACGCCATCATGGGCCTCATCGAGAAT GAGAGCACCCCGCGCGCGGAGGGCTTCCAGCACGCGCTGGCGGCGCTGGCGGTGGGCGGCGACGGCGAGAGCCTGCAGCGCG CCGTGCTGCTGGCCGGGCCCTTCAACTACTTCATCGTGCAGGAG GGCAGCCCGGAGGCGGCGGCGCTGCGGGGCCCGCTGTGGCTGGCGGAGGCGGCGCGCTGGGTGGGCGCCGCGCACTCGCACGCGCCGCGCCCGCTGCTGGCCAGCGCGCCCGGCGCCGACGGCGACTGCCTGCTGCTCGGCCTGCCGCCGCGCTTCGACCAGGAGCCCAGGAA CCTTTTCGGTGCAGCGTTTGAGCAAGCCGCGACAAAGAGCGGCGCCTCCGTCTCCCTGGACTTTGTGGACTCGTCCATCATCAGCCTGCCCGTCTCGCAGCGAGCGCAGTTCCTCGACGCGCTCACGGCGCTGCTGGCGTGA